The genomic window CTTCCTCGATGTCGCCTATCCCAACGCGGGCCCCGTCATGACGCTCAACTTCGGCGACGGCTCGCTCCATGCTGACGGCAGCCGGCCGCTCGCGCTGCTCTGGGCCAACGGCTACCGCACCCCGGCCTCCGCCTGGTACCTCCAGCGTGCCCGCACCATGAGCTATCGCGAGGGTCTCGACCGTTCCACGCCGCTCGGCCTTCTGTACTTCCCGACCGACGCCGAGCTCGGTGCCGCCCCCGCTCTGCCCGACCGGCCCACGATGGCCGTCTACCCCGATATCGGGTGGGCGATGCTGCGCAGCTCGTGGGCCCCGGACGCCACGCTCCTCGGTCTTCGGTGCGGCTACACCTGGAACCACGCCCACGCCGACGCGGGCTCCTTCATCCTCTTTCACCGCGGCCGCAACCTCCTGATCGATTCCGGCAACTGCGGCTACAGCCGCCCGGAATACGACGCCTACTACCGCCAGAGCCCGGCGCACAATGTCGTGCTCTGGAACGGCGGCGCGGAGAACCCGGAGAACACGTACGTCGGCTCCAAGTTCTCCGGTGCGCTCCTGTACCCGGTCGCTTCCGGCGATCTCCGCTACCTCCTCGCCGACGCCACCGGCCCGACGTCCCGGCTCTTCAACCGCAATTACCGGCATTTCCTCTGGATCGGAGACGTCATCCTCGTCCTGGACGACGTCGAGGCGTTCGCGCCGGGCCAGTTCGAGTGGCTGCTCCACGTGGGCGGCAAGGCCGAGCGGCGCGGGCTCGACCTCAAGGTTGCTGACGGCGACGCGTCGGTCTTGGTGCGTCCGCTCTTCCCGACTCCGTTCCCCGATGCCGGTCTGCCGACCGATTACCCCGAGAACATGCGATTGGTGGAGAAGGCCGGGTTCAAGGACCACGACCCCGACACCAAGGTGACCTACTACGCGTTGGCTCCGAGCGAGCAGACCCGGCGCACGAAGTTTCTCACCGCGATCACGCTCGTCACGCCTGTCAACCAGGACCACCTGCCGACGTTCGAGCGGTTGTCCGATGCGGCGATGATCGGCGTGCGCGTCCGGCAGGGCGGCACCACCACTGAGGTGTATGTGAATCTCCTCGCCGACGGCCGGATCCGCCATCGCAACGCCAACGCGACGCTCGGCGGCTGGGAAACGGATGCCTATTTGCTGGCGGTGACGCGCCCCGACGCGGCGGAGGCAACCGATGCCGACGGCGCCACGCGCATCTTCGTCGCGGATGGCAGCTACCTGCGGCGCGACGGGCGGGTCGTGCTGGATTCGCTCTCGAAGGTTTTCCTCGCCGCCCGCCAGGAGGGCGGCGCCCTCGAGGTTCAGCTCCAGGGCCAATCCGCGCGCGAGGTTCGCTGGCGCGTCCCGCATGCTCGGGTGCAGGTCCGCCTCAACGGCGCGACCGTGTCGCCCGCTTTCGACCCGGGGAGCCAGACCGTGCTGCTGACGTCGCGCCCTTGAGGCACGTTTCCAGTCTTCCCTACCACGCACCAACTTCGGGGGTGGAACCAAGAAACCCGTCTGCGCCACGTTAGCATGTTCATGCGCCTCCTCCTGGTTATCGCCTGCCTTCTTTCGTGTCTTTCGCCCTGCGCGCCCGCCGCGGAATGGCAGTGGTCCGTTCCCGTCGGGGAAGGCCGTGCGTTCCTCTGGATTCCACCCACCTGTCGCGAGGTTCGCGCGGTGATGGTCGCTCAGGACAATCTCCTGGAGGAGGGGATCCTGGAGCATGCCACGATGCGTCGCACGTTGGCCGCGCTGGGCATCGCCGAGGTGTTCGTGGCGCCGCCACGCGACGTCCCCTTCGACTTCCATCAGGGAGCCGGCGAGCGCTTCGACGCGATGCTGCGCGCGCTCGCGGCCGAGTCTGGGTACGCGGAGCTCTCCTCGGCGCCCGTCATTCCGCTCGGCCACTCGGCCTGCGCCACGTTCCCCTGGAATTTCGCGGCCTGGGCTCCCAGCCGCACGCTCGCCGTGCTCTCGATCAAGGGCGACGCCCCGCGAACCAAGCTGACCGGCTACGGCGCGGCGAACATCGCGTGGGAGGATCGCGACATCGATGGCGTGCCGGGCCTCATGGTTATGGCGGAATACGAGTGGCTCGAGGAGCGCCTGGCCCCGGCCATCGCCTACCGCTACGCGCGGCCGCTCGCCCCGATCGCCATGCTCGCCGAACCCGGACGCGGGCACTTCGACGCCTCGGATGAACTTGTGGGCTATCTGGCGATGTTCGTCCGCAAGGCGGCCGAGGCGCGTTTGCCGGCGGCCTCGGGAGCAACCGGGCGCCCCGAGGCGCGAGCCTCGCTGATCCCCATCAACCCGCGCCTCGGGTGGCTGGTGCAGCGGTGGACGCCCGATCAGCTTCGCAGTATTCCGGCCGCGCCGGCGCGCGAGTTCCGCGGCAAGCCCGGCGAAGCTTTCTGGTGTTTCGATCGCGAGATGGCCCTGGCCACGCAGGATTTCCGGGCCGACCAGATTGGGAAGCAGCCGCAGTTGCTGGCCTTCGTCCAGGACGGCGCTCCCGTGCCGCAGACCGACTCGCACGCGCAGGTGCAGCTTCGTTTTCATCCGCAGGAGGACGGCGTCACCTTCCAGCTTGGCGCCACGTTCCTCGAGACCGTTGCGCCTGGCGCGCCCAACTTGGTGCGCTGGACGGGTCGGCCCGCGGGGACCCGTCTCGGACATGCCACGGGCGGGGGCGCCATCCGACTCAGCCGGGTCACGGGGCCGGTGGTGCAGACGGGTCCGCAGACGTTTCGCATCGCGCTGAACCGTCTGTGGTCCACCGGCGATCGTCGGCGGGGTGATATCTGGCTGCTGGCCGAGCATCCGGGCGATGCCACGTACAAGAGCGCGGTCCAGCAGGCGCACCTCCGGCTCGAGCCGAATCGCGCCGGAGCGGCGCAGACGATCACGTTTGCGCCGATTGCCGACCAGCCCGCCACGTTGAAGTCACTCTCCCTGCGCGCCTCCTCGAGTGCGGGACCCGCGGCCAAAGTCCGCTTTTATGTGCGCGAGGGACCGGCCGAGGTGGATGGAGACACGCTGCATTTCACCGCCCTTCCGCCCCGGGCGAAGTTCCCGCTCAAGGTGACCGTCGTCGCCTGGCAACTGGGCCGCGCCACGGACCCCAAGCTCCAGTCCGCCCCGCTCGTGGAACAGACCTTTGTGCTCCGGCCGTGCACCGCCTCCCTCTTCCCATGAAGTCCTCCGTCCTGCTGCTCCTCGGCCTCGGTGCCGCCCTGCTCCTGTCGAATCGCGCGCCCGCCGCGACGGCGCTGCGCTCGCCGGACGGGCAGGTGGCCGTGACGTTCGACCTGTCGGCCGCGGGTGAGCCGGTGTACGGCATCACCTATCTCGGCCAACCGGTCGTGCAGGACTCGCGGCTGGGGCTCGAACCCGACTGGTTGGGCGGCTTCGCGCTGACCGGCCTGCGCACGACCTCCGAGCGGGGGCAATGGTCCGATCCCTTCGGGGAACGGCGCGAAGTGCCCGACAACTACAACCAGCTCACCGTTGAGCTGCGCGGGGCGGAGGGCCGCCGGCTGCAACTGGAGTTTCGCGTCTACAACGAAGGCGCGGCGTTGCGCTACGTCCTGCCGGCGACGCTGCCTGCCCCCGTGCGCCTCACCGGCGAGCGGACGGAGTTCCGTTTTCCGGCCGGTACCTTCGGATGGGAGGAGCATGGCACCGAGGGCATCTACCGCCGCGCGCGGATCGCGGATTTCGCCCCCTGGTGCGAGCGGCCGCTGACGGTGGAACTGCCCGGCGGAGGCTGGGCCGCCGTCGCCGAGGCGGCGAACGTCGCTTTCCCGCGCCTGTTGTTGTCGCCGGCACCGGGACTGCCCGGCGCCCTGGTCAGCGCCCTGGGCGGCACCAGCGCCAACACCGCGACGCGGGAGTTTGCCCAGGCGCATGATCCGTCGGCCACACTGCGCCCCGGTGAGGCCACGCCGTGGCGGATGTTCCTCGTGGGCCGCCGCCCGGGGGACCTGCTCGAGCGAAACTACCTCATGCTAAACCTGAATCCACCGTCGCGTCTGGCGGATACGTCCTGGATCCGGCCGGGCAAGGTGATGCGCGACACGACGCTCACGACGGCGGGCAGCAAGGCGATCATCGACTTTGCGGCGACCGCCGGGCTCAGCTACGTGCACCTCGATTGGAAGTGGTACGGCCCGGTCGAATACGAAGAGCATGGCGAGGCCATCGTGCGCGCCCCCAATCTCGATGTGCCGGAGATCGTGCGGTACGGCCGCAGCAAGGGTGTCGGGCTGATCCTGTACGTGGATCGCCGCCAGATCCGTCGCGAGCGGGACGCCCTCTTCGCGCGCTTCCGCGCTTGGGGCGTCGCCGGTGTGAAGATCGGCTTCGTCGACGTCGGGCCCCAGGCCGAGACAGCCTGGATCACCGAAACGATTCAGCAGGCGGCCGAGTACCGGCTCATGCTGAACATCCACGATGGCTACCGTTCCACGGGCCTCAGTCGTACGTATCCGCAACTCATGACCGTCGAGGGCATTCGCGGAAACGAGAACTTCCCCACGGCCGAGCAGAACTGCACGCTGCCGTTCACGCGCTATCTCGGCGGCGTCGGCGACTACACGGTCTGCTACTACGACAAGCGGCTGAAGACCACGCACGCGCACCAGTTGGCGATGGCCGTGGTGTCCTTCAGCCCGTTGCAGTGGATCTTCTGGTACGACAAGGCTGCGGCCTACCAGGGCGAGCCCGAGGTGGAGTTCTTCCGGCGGGTGCCGACCGTGTGGGATGAAACCCGCGTGATCGATGGCCGCGTCGGGGAATACGCGGTCCTCGCGCGGCGGAGCGGGCGCGAGTGGTTCGTGGGGGTGATCAACGGCGGCACCGCGCGGTCGCTGCCGCTGCCGCTGGATTTTCTGCCCAAGGGCGAAAGCTACACCGCCCACGTCTATGCCGACGATCCGACGGTGCCCACCCGCACTCACGTCCGGGTATCCACCGTGCCGGTGACCGCGGCGGCGACGTTGGACGTCCCGCTCCGGGCGTCCGGCGGACAGGCGGTCTGGCTCGAGCCAGTCCGCACGCCCTGAATTCCCGTTGCGGCGGTGGGGCAATCTACCGGGCGACCGCCCGTGGACGCTTTGCGGGCGACTGGCTCACGGAGCGGCCAGCCAGCCACTGGCCGTCGATCATCGTCACCTTCGGCACGGTCGGCGGGCCCTTCTCCCCGCGCTGGATCATCGCCGCGAGCTGCTCGATCGCGGTGGCGCCGATCTCCTCCGGCCGTTCGTCCATGCCCGCGAACAGCGAACGTTCGGCCTTGTTCGCACTCACGAAACCGACCCGACCCGGCACCTTCAGGTCGAGCAGGGCGGCCAGCGGACGGCACGACTTGTCGCCCTCGGCGATGATCACGTCGGGGTGCTCGTGCTTGAACCAACCGCGGACCTCCGCCGCTTCCGGCACCGGCCCGCGATGGATCAGTGGGCGCACGAAATCGGTGCCACCGATCATGCTCTGCCAGGCCACCGCGGCCGAGAACCCATGGTGCACCCGTACATCCTGCTCGGCGGGCAGCACGAGGCCGATGCGGCGGTAGCCGAGCTGCGCAAGCTGCCGGCAGATCTCGAGCGCGTTGCCAAATTGATGCGGCACCACCCGGTGAAATTGCGGTGCCAGCACGCCGTAGGTCGTCGTCACGACGGCGAAGCCGCTCCAGTCGAGCAGCGAACCGAGGTCACTCGGGCTCGCGATCGGCAGCAGCACGAGCCCTTCGACGCCGCGGCTGCGCAGCATGCGCTGCAGCGCGGGCTGGGGCCGGGGCGGATGCTCCACGCGAAAGAGTTCGAAGCCGTAGCCCAGTTCCTCCGCGCGCCGCCGCGCGCTGCGGACGATCTCCGCCAGGTACGTCGTGTCCGCGCCGGCGCGCACCGTGGTCAGCGCCGCGATCGAGGCCTGGAACCCGGGCTGCCGGCCGACGCGGAGGTGGTGCATCAACTTCGCCACCTGGGGATCGGGGCGATATCCGAGCCGCGCGGCTGCCTCCTGCACCCGTTCGCGCGTCGCCGCCGGGATGCGCGGGTGATTGCGTAGCGCCAGCGACACGGTCATCGCGCTGACGCCGGCCTCGGTCGCGATCGTGCGCATGGTCGGGCGGGGGGTGGAGGTCACGCCCCCGGTTTACGGTAACCCGCCCGAACGTCAACGGGTGCGACGCGCGGGCGGGGGGCGTCCGCCCGCCGGTCAATACGTGCACTCGCGGGCGGTCTGGACCAGCGTGCGCAGATTTTCCGGATCGGCGTGGAAGAAGTGATCCGAGGCGGAGCAGATGTAGCCGCCTCCGGCGCCGAAGTCGCGGAAGCAGGCCCGGACGTCGGCCGTGATCTCGGCGGCGTGCCCGGGTTGTTCGAACTTGGCCTGGTCGATCCCGCCGATCAGGGCGACGCGCCGGCCGAGCGTGCGTTTTACCCGCTGCCGATCGAGCTCGGTGGCGATGTCGCCCCCCACGCCGGGCGGACTCAGGGTCTCACTCGCGTCGCAGCCGTTCTCCGGGATGCGTTCGAGCAGCGGCATCATCCAGCCGCAGGTGTGATAGACCACCTTGTGGCCGGCGGCGTGCAGCGCCGCGATGACCCGCCGGTCGTACGGCAGGCAGAAGGTGTCGAACATCGCGGGGCTGATCACGTTCGCGCTGGCGGCCCCGCCGCCGTGCTCCACCAGGTCGAATTTCGCGTCCGCCCACTCGCGCTCCACCCACTCGATCGCGCGCTGCGTGAGTGCCTCCAGAAAAGCGTGCACGAACGCCGGGTCGTCGACGCTCCAGTAGATCGCCTGCTCCGTGCCGACGAGTTCGCAGAAGCTCTGCCAGGTGCCCGGCTGGAAGAAGGAGGTGACGGAGCCGCGCACGATGCCGCTGTCGCCGGTGCGGTCGTACCACGCGGTCAGGCGCGGCAGGTCGAGGCGGTACCGGGGCGCATGGCGGAGGAAGATCTCGGCGTCCCGCTGGTCCTTGATCAGGTGTTCCATCACGAACTCGGTGTACTCGTTGCGTCCGGCGAGCAGCGTGAGGTCGCCGTCGGGGGTCGTGAACGTGTGCCGCGTGAGCGTCATCCCGTTCTCCGTCCCGGCCGGTTCCGCCCGTTCCACCCAATGGGGCGAGGGGATCTCGCGGCGGATGTCGCGCGGGGTCACCGCGGCATCGAGCCCGATCTGCCGGGCGGCCGTGAGCTCGTCCACGCCGCCCATGTAGGTGGCGAGATGATACTCCTGCCATTGGTGGATCGTGATCGGCAGCCGGTCGGGCACACCGCCCGCGAGGGCCGTCAACATGCGTTCCTTGGAGGTCATGAAAAGGGGCGGGGCGGGGGCGCGCGCGTCCGGTGCCCCCACGCGGGCGCGGCCGACGAGTCGGACCGGGGACGGGAGGGGGAGCGGGAGGCGCGACGGTTGCTGGAAACCACCGCCGGGCGGGCCGCAGCGTAGCAGAACCAGCCGGTTTGTTCTTCCCGTGGGCTGACTTGCGCTTATGGCCTATTGACGTGCAGGACTTGAAATACTGGCGCAACCTCGTGGGCCGCGACGAGTGGTACCACCTGGCCCGGGTGAGTTATCACCCGGGCCGCCGCTCGTGGGGCCACACGCACGACTTCGCCGAGATCTTCTGGGTGGAGGAGGGGCAGGGCCGGCACCGCGTCAATGGCGTGGAGCAAAACTTAGCGCCCGGTGACATCATGTTCATCCGCCCGCGGGATCACCACCGGTTCGGCGCGGCGGATGCCGCTGGTTTCACGTTCGTAAACCTGGCCTTCCCCGCCTGCGTTGCGACGGAGATGGCCGCACGTTTTCCGGAGGCCGCCGCCCTGCACGATCCGGCGCCGGAGCTGCCGGTGCAGCGCGTGCTCTCGCCCCACCAGCGGCAGGTGCTTCGGCAGGAACTCCGCGGGCTGCCGCCGACGGATCGCCGCCGGCTGCGGCTCGAGCGGTTCCTCCTCGAGCTGTACGCGTTGCTGGTCCCGGCCCGCCCGGGGGTCGCGGGCCTGCCGGACTGG from Opitutus sp. ER46 includes these protein-coding regions:
- a CDS encoding AraC family transcriptional regulator, which codes for MQDLKYWRNLVGRDEWYHLARVSYHPGRRSWGHTHDFAEIFWVEEGQGRHRVNGVEQNLAPGDIMFIRPRDHHRFGAADAAGFTFVNLAFPACVATEMAARFPEAAALHDPAPELPVQRVLSPHQRQVLRQELRGLPPTDRRRLRLERFLLELYALLVPARPGVAGLPDWLEQACAEMQQPDQLAGGVATFVRLAGRGAEHVARTCRRYLGLTPTAYVNSLRMEHAARELRLGAKPIVEICLECGFSNLAHFYTLFRAAQGDTPRRYRQRHQRLAL
- a CDS encoding LacI family DNA-binding transcriptional regulator, translated to MRTIATEAGVSAMTVSLALRNHPRIPAATRERVQEAAARLGYRPDPQVAKLMHHLRVGRQPGFQASIAALTTVRAGADTTYLAEIVRSARRRAEELGYGFELFRVEHPPRPQPALQRMLRSRGVEGLVLLPIASPSDLGSLLDWSGFAVVTTTYGVLAPQFHRVVPHQFGNALEICRQLAQLGYRRIGLVLPAEQDVRVHHGFSAAVAWQSMIGGTDFVRPLIHRGPVPEAAEVRGWFKHEHPDVIIAEGDKSCRPLAALLDLKVPGRVGFVSANKAERSLFAGMDERPEEIGATAIEQLAAMIQRGEKGPPTVPKVTMIDGQWLAGRSVSQSPAKRPRAVAR
- a CDS encoding glycoside hydrolase family 97 protein — protein: MKSSVLLLLGLGAALLLSNRAPAATALRSPDGQVAVTFDLSAAGEPVYGITYLGQPVVQDSRLGLEPDWLGGFALTGLRTTSERGQWSDPFGERREVPDNYNQLTVELRGAEGRRLQLEFRVYNEGAALRYVLPATLPAPVRLTGERTEFRFPAGTFGWEEHGTEGIYRRARIADFAPWCERPLTVELPGGGWAAVAEAANVAFPRLLLSPAPGLPGALVSALGGTSANTATREFAQAHDPSATLRPGEATPWRMFLVGRRPGDLLERNYLMLNLNPPSRLADTSWIRPGKVMRDTTLTTAGSKAIIDFAATAGLSYVHLDWKWYGPVEYEEHGEAIVRAPNLDVPEIVRYGRSKGVGLILYVDRRQIRRERDALFARFRAWGVAGVKIGFVDVGPQAETAWITETIQQAAEYRLMLNIHDGYRSTGLSRTYPQLMTVEGIRGNENFPTAEQNCTLPFTRYLGGVGDYTVCYYDKRLKTTHAHQLAMAVVSFSPLQWIFWYDKAAAYQGEPEVEFFRRVPTVWDETRVIDGRVGEYAVLARRSGREWFVGVINGGTARSLPLPLDFLPKGESYTAHVYADDPTVPTRTHVRVSTVPVTAAATLDVPLRASGGQAVWLEPVRTP
- a CDS encoding uroporphyrinogen decarboxylase family protein — encoded protein: MTSKERMLTALAGGVPDRLPITIHQWQEYHLATYMGGVDELTAARQIGLDAAVTPRDIRREIPSPHWVERAEPAGTENGMTLTRHTFTTPDGDLTLLAGRNEYTEFVMEHLIKDQRDAEIFLRHAPRYRLDLPRLTAWYDRTGDSGIVRGSVTSFFQPGTWQSFCELVGTEQAIYWSVDDPAFVHAFLEALTQRAIEWVEREWADAKFDLVEHGGGAASANVISPAMFDTFCLPYDRRVIAALHAAGHKVVYHTCGWMMPLLERIPENGCDASETLSPPGVGGDIATELDRQRVKRTLGRRVALIGGIDQAKFEQPGHAAEITADVRACFRDFGAGGGYICSASDHFFHADPENLRTLVQTARECTY
- a CDS encoding heparinase II/III family protein, giving the protein MSACLRLLLFVLLLSGVVQAAPLQPRGSHPRLFFTAERLAALQARLAQEPTSAAAWTALRASADAAVAKPDTATRFLEPLAFAYRMTGDTRYAEAVRLALRRELSRPHWGEPDLLRREPVWHAGLGLARTLRSTAIGFDAIHDFLAPVERREFAAGIVRLGILPTLDDWVLGERRIHALDTMGHNWWSACVFTAGLGALAVLDEEPRARGWLERISAGSIEWFGYAGSVLENKPANFDRGGAFYESVNYASFALAEYLAFRLAWTNALTTPPAEIPALARVGDFFLDVAYPNAGPVMTLNFGDGSLHADGSRPLALLWANGYRTPASAWYLQRARTMSYREGLDRSTPLGLLYFPTDAELGAAPALPDRPTMAVYPDIGWAMLRSSWAPDATLLGLRCGYTWNHAHADAGSFILFHRGRNLLIDSGNCGYSRPEYDAYYRQSPAHNVVLWNGGAENPENTYVGSKFSGALLYPVASGDLRYLLADATGPTSRLFNRNYRHFLWIGDVILVLDDVEAFAPGQFEWLLHVGGKAERRGLDLKVADGDASVLVRPLFPTPFPDAGLPTDYPENMRLVEKAGFKDHDPDTKVTYYALAPSEQTRRTKFLTAITLVTPVNQDHLPTFERLSDAAMIGVRVRQGGTTTEVYVNLLADGRIRHRNANATLGGWETDAYLLAVTRPDAAEATDADGATRIFVADGSYLRRDGRVVLDSLSKVFLAARQEGGALEVQLQGQSAREVRWRVPHARVQVRLNGATVSPAFDPGSQTVLLTSRP